taaagtaaaacttgTTAGGGCCTAATATGgtgtattaaaatagtaaaggttttgaattattctttaagaacaaacaataaatgtATCCACAAGCTCAACAAAAAGAATGGTTTTATAAGcacactacaatgttttagacttctaatcACAGTAGAGCAGCcgggttttctacacataaacttagctatggtgggaagggtttattaaatatgaatgttaTGTGTAGCTCTAATTCATCGTACTATTAGTACTATAagtacattatgtgtagaaaagtTGGTTGCTCCACTGTATtttagagattgtgtctaaaacattgtagtgcacacAATTCATTGTGCACATGATGATACAATGAGAGTACCTCTTCAccttacactatattttgtagactaggtgtctctgatgcTAGAACGAAGTATAGAGTTAATTTTAAGCTTCTTTGTTGCCGActtttattggatctcttcagacgaaaagaatccagattccagaagtcaagtctgacaAGCATCAACTCAACATTCATGTAAAATCACTAGGTTTTACACTGGCCTCAAGTTGTTGTGGAATACACACACTGGTGGTGCATTAGTTTTCTCCAGACATCACTATTGCTTTGTAGTAAACTGCTACAGTCTGTAAATATTCTACATATACTAGTTTCATTATCAATTAGATTTATTGACACAATACTACTAGTCAAGGATGAAGTTTTtaagtattcaaatatttgttaagcttcagccaatcatgtTAATCCTGTGCCAACTACAGGCATAACATTGCTATACTAACAATtttagtttaacatctgttgactgaaatATATAAGTTTTGATTGTATTAATAGTGTTTTGGTCTTGTGTGAACCGAATACTTGTCTGTTGTACAGTTAAATCGTGCGGCGAGTGAACCCATGCTTACTCCCAGACTCTGTGAGGAGCGAGATCTGTTGTTGTGCGTGGTGACATGTGTGGGTCATGAGGACAATTCGGTTGCACGACCCAGTGTCCAGTTTCTAGTCAAGCTCGGTAGCACCTTAGAAGGCACCAAGAGCCTCTTCTCCACTTCCATGTTGGAGACTCTCAACCGTGTTGCCCAGTTAAACGACATCAATCGTTTCCGTGTGTACGAGGTAATGCATTTACTTAATTAGTGCACTGGTGATACGTACTCTGGGAGCTAGGCTACTTACTGGTGACATTTTCATTCCATGGGGTCTTATCTTATTTCCTTTCCAAATAAATTTCATACCTTTTTACTTTACAAGCCCCCTTTAACTGACTTCTTGTATTTCTGACACTAGAAATTCAAGTtgtcttttcattttattttctttccattcataaaattaaaattaaaaaataattttattgccaaacaattacaaattattgACAAAGGTACCTTTCATTGACATCTGAGTCAGTTGAAAGTAGAACATTATCTCTACTGcttacaaaacacagacaataaataacatcaaggaattcaaaataaaatttgttctataAGATAAGCTCGTCCAGTTAATAAAAAGGGTTATCTAATAGCTAtaagtagtatttatttaataagacatTCTTGTACTTCAGCACCAAGGGTCACAAGTGATTGTATTCCCTCAGTGCATCAACAACTGAATCTCACTTAATcttgaaatgtttcattaattttagcatAATACTTAACATACTAATTTATCTTCTCtaatgtttcttattaatttattttagtataattcgTTCTCCCCAGCGACTACAGAATAACAGAGACAGGACATTGCGTGCACTCACACATTATGAGATTTGAAGTCCACCATCTTGGATCGGTATAAGAAGCCCGAACAGCTCTAAAGTTACACGGAAATCTCAATGCATGTATTTCAATTACACTgttgttaaaatacttaacacttATTGATTGCTTTGATTTTTCATCCAATGAAAAATGATTAGTTTAGGATGATAacagtgtaatatttattaattataaataattttaaagtgtaaaaacaattaaacaaagtGAATCTTTCCTATTCAATTTAGGATTGTGACTTTAAAGAATTGTTCTGTGaggtttctttttaatttttagggtACATATGACGTATAAGTGAGAGAATTTGAACTAAGGAGTTGAATTTTagagatcatttgattttttattattttattatatatttatcatttcattttttgATTAGCTCAGTTACTTAGAATTTTACAGTAGGTTGAAGATATAGGCACCACTGTATACAGTTCTGTAAGCACTAAATCCCGCTGCTTCCAAGCATTATTGCCTCCTGATGCCAGTTTGCGGCAGTTCTGAAAAGGTTTAAATTgctttcttaagttttttttagtatatttttgtaatattaaactacAGTAAAGAGTTTGACCTCCATAAGAAATGAATACCAGCAAGGTAAAATAATGTGAATTGTATTGTCaacgataaatatttatttgaaattatacacAAAATCTAGTCCTAAACCATAGAGATATAGCACACAAAACAATTTGTAATCCCCATTCAATGAAtacttgataaaataaaataaggtgaaattgttgttgaaatatatgttggtttaaaaaaaatgttaaagaaaaaaatacaataggCTACATAATTTCATcgtattaaatctttaaaacctTACTGTCCCTAAAAAAATGACCACTTCTGTTAAGTGAtgtcttaattttttatacaaacctTCGTTGACAAAATTTGTGTTGTGGTGTAACCTTATAGTAAGATACTTTCTGGAAATAGTCTTATCAGCAGAATCAAATGATTTTGTTCCGGGATCGAAAAAATGATTATCAGAGAACAAATTAATGCCAACACATTTTCTGACCACACTCAGCATtagtttgttataaatgtttttttaaatattgaaccaGTTGCATCAAAATACTTTACAGCAGATTCACAAAGCAAGCAGAGTTTAGTTACACCTTGATATGGTTGAATCAGTTCACttgtttttacaattaatcaaACTATGTTTCTTATATGGATTAGGCCTACTTGTCATAAGATTGACAGATCGCTCACAGATAATTTTAGACATAAGTGATCTAACTACATAACCTGCTATGTACTTGATTAGATCACAGGAAATATTAGATGTTGAGCCTAAAATAAAAGAACATCTACTTCTTTGTCATCTTCATTAGCTACCAAAATTCCTAGCTCTTCTTGCTTAATGTTCTACATCCTGGTGTAGAAGAGTCTATCTTCTATTTCATTCTGccttattttattccaaaatgtaccgattgtattaaataataattctggggtaactggattaccggtggaaggagtaggcccagaagaatgataaggactggacagtacaaaagaggctgctatcagcgagccgcgcatcgcagatggcagtgtttgataacgaaattgagaggtggggtgaggtagacctcccgtctcagttgatcgaaAGTAATAGTAACGAGTAGtgtttgaaagtgcttagagttatctttttgctaatcgtcatcgaaacTGCGGGTatgtgaactttttaactggagtccagtcaatattcattcttagttattttgaataattttggggaaagaaatattgtaaaaattaaatttaatgaaaatgtaggaacttgtccttttgatctgtgcaatataaaacttgtagatggagcttatattggtcactgttaaattacatgaaaaacataaaaccaatatttaatactttttattgttttgtgaggcctttcgatatcaaggatatcttttgtgatgtgtctgaagaagatatccttgatatcgaaaggcctcacaaaacaataaaaagtattaaatattggttttatgtttttcatgtaatttaatataaaactttttggtgcagtgagcacatgtatataacattttatataaaaataccaaaagagttttgtggttgttccagatgctttcagcaatatttatataaaaaattctaacactgaaaagaagtaatatttaaagtaaagtaaagaaaattagtaacaaataaaattgaattttgaagataaattaaagtgaagaattgccagatcagatagagtgtgaaagttttgaattttgaaaattgaataaaagacaagctgtaagaactttatacatttttggagtgacgaatatattacaagtttgaatttaaaagttatcaagaagtttttattttaattttaaatccagtaaatatttttaagaagaaattttattttagtttggactttatttatttcagaagattttcgttttttctttttttgaaccttcacaaaaattttaatttcaaagctaacccctcatgtgccagtaaaacggtacaaaatGATTACCCCACAACACTGGGTGTAAGGCACCGGTCACGGCACAAGGAGCTGGTGCATTTGCCCTGTCTATGTTATTCTGTGGTCGCTGATTCCCCCCTGACTAGACTCTACTACtagtatattactatattatatactaagtGAATGCttcagtaaataaactattggtTGCCACAGATAGTGtctgtacaattatttataattaaatcccTGTTATTCATATTAAAACTGTTTGTGGGTCCATTTTCTATTGCACTGTTGCTTATGAAAGTATCATTGTCCTCATTAAAATCTTGATAACCCTTCTTTTTTGCTCCCTTCACTCTTTCAGGTGTATGAGCAACTACCACCTGATGCCCTGTATTCTTAGGATATTTGGAATATTTCTTATGtgctcagttttttttaatttctttcctaTCTTCCCTTATTGGCTCTATctcttatttcataaaaaattataaaaaagaaaaaaattattaatcataatagTGGTATTGGAACACATGAATGTTTTATCATCTAACTGCTGGACTTTATTattgattacataaaataatagtatataagGGATTTTCATCAAAACAATACAACATAATTCAAAGTTCCCTTCAAATTTAAACTATGTATACATCAAAGATTAAAATTGACATCTCATTAacttttttcagtaaaatgaaaAGTTCCAGATAGTCAATAgttaatcatctttatttacatatcatCAAGATCTGTATTGGCGtcagcaaaataaataaacaaattaataacatacaTCACTAAATAGCTACAGTTTCTTGCTTTACAATATCTTGACCAGGTCCAGGGATTCTTTAATGGAGTAGACAGGTCTCTCCATAAGCTATTTTTTTAGTTGAGTCTTCAGTTCTGTCCCCTCTAGGTCTTTCAGTGTTGGTGGCAGCATGTTGAACAGTTTACGTCCCATGTAGGAGTTTTTTGGGTTAAGGTCTGCAAGCGTCCTAATCACTATTTGTGTTGTTCCAGATGCTTAAGCATTCTTGAAAGGGCTATTTTTTGAAAAAGTGGAGATAAGTGCGATCGGTTGAAAATTTACCGGTTTTGTTGTGGCTCCATTTTTGTGTTTAGGTAGATTTTTGAAAGTTTCAGTGCAGAAGGAAATTGGCCAAGGCTAAAGGATTTGTTAATTATGCTTACAAATGGCCCTGCTAATTGTTTTGCACAGTGTTTGGCAGCCTTTGATGGGATTTCATCTACTCCACAGGATAATTTTGACTTTAGGGACTGTATGGTTTCTAGAACTTCCTCTTCGTTTGTTGGTGTGAATTCCATATGAGGgtggttaaaattttgtattctgtGCTCAGAGAGAAAGGTTAGGTTTTGGAGCTGTTTACGGTTTTCTTCTAGCATTGTTTCTGCAATTTTAGAAAAGAATTGATTCAGGTGCGTTGCAATTTTTAAAGGGTCTTCTTTGATTTTATTGTGTGTTTCTATGCGCATTATGCAATTATACATGATGACAGTACAGTGATGACATCCTGACTATACTCAACACACTTGAATTGTTCCAGATCATAGTAGAGATCAGTACAGTGTTTCAACCGGGTCTGGAGGCCAGCAGAACGAGTGGTCTGTTGGATGCAGTGCTGGAAGAACTGAAAAGCGATGACATCTTGACTGTACTCAACACACTTGAATTGTTCCAGATCATAGTAGAGATCAGTACAGTGTTTCAATCGGGTCTGGAGGCCAGCAGAACGAGTGGTCTGTTGGATGCAGTGCTGGAAGAACTGAAAAGCGATGACATCCTGACTGTACTCAACACACTTGAATTGTTCCAGATCATAGTAGAGATCAGTACAGTGTGTCAACCGGGTCTGGAGGCCAGCAGAACGAGTGGTCTGTTGGATGCAGTGCTGGAAGAACTGAAAAGCGATGACATCCTGACTGTACTCAACACACTTGAATTGTTCCAGATCATAGTAGAGATCAGTACAGTGTGTCAACCGGGTCTGGAGGCCAGCAGAACGAGTGGTCTGTTGGATGCAGTGCTGGAAGAACTGAAAAGCGATGACATCCTGACTGTACTCAACACACTTGAATTGTTCCAGATCGTAGTAGAGATCAGTACAGTGTTTCAACCGGGTCTGGAGGCCAGCAGAACGAGTGGTCTGTTGGATGCAGTGCTGGAAGAACTGAAAAGCGATGACATCCTGGCTGTACTCAACACACTTGAATTGATCACAAAACTTGCCTTGACACACCATGGCTTCCAGTATTTGGAGTCCCACGGAGTTGTCAGACACTTGGCAGAAAAACTGTGTGGCAAGGAAGGAGAAGCTTTCTTATCATATTTTTTGCTTGGTAAGATCTTATTTTGTAACATAGTAGTTAATATTTAGCTGGTCAGAAAAACTGTGTGGCAAGGAAGGAGAAGCTTTCTTATCATATTTTTTGCTTGGTACGAtcttattttgtaacatattagttaatatttagcTGGTCATTTCATACATTATGGGACAGGCATTCCTATATACTGAATGCAATAGTTTCTATACACTAACCACTACTGTGGAACATGCATG
The Homalodisca vitripennis isolate AUS2020 chromosome 4, UT_GWSS_2.1, whole genome shotgun sequence DNA segment above includes these coding regions:
- the LOC124360942 gene encoding 26S proteasome non-ATPase regulatory subunit 5-like isoform X9, with protein sequence MVLCFTQQMIIEQIDLACEVLKTFFKVQDPAAILSQYGISMLRALNHPNVEVKELVLQELNRAASEPMLTPRLCEERDLLLCVVTCVGHEDNSVARPSVQFLVKLGSTLEGTKSLFSTSMLETLNRVAQLNDINRFRVYEIIVEISTVFQPGLEASRTSGLLDAVLEELKSDDILTVLNTLELFQIIVEISTVFQSGLEASRTSGLLDAVLEELKSDDILTVLNTLELFQIIVEISTVCQPGLEASRTSGLLDAVLEELKSDDILTVLNTLELFQIIVEISTVCQPGLEASRTSGLLDAVLEELKSDDILAVLNTLELITKLALTHHGFQYLESHGVVRHLAEKLCGKEGEAFLSYFLLGLVKFFGNVAQLRPQETFHDYPEAMTAIFRTIQEDADQNLVLVALETFGYIATTTHGKWVLHKKGIYMKEIMNRIMEIVLKWPTDSRVRGLNVLANLLRLKVSDQDTEMLAVVREWFNLLGSTDHVMTKVGDMAQQPFPEIKLAVLMLLQVLAEQPWSQQYIRNTPGLLEFLLDRNSDSTMLEKTARFAVIESLAESPTSEAVFGEEMVKQFKRFTKEGAVYVQLQTEVAIEKAD
- the LOC124360942 gene encoding 26S proteasome non-ATPase regulatory subunit 5-like isoform X10; the protein is MLKGLVEQIDLACEVLKTFFKVQDPAAILSQYGISMLRALNHPNVEVKELVLQELNRAASEPMLTPRLCEERDLLLCVVTCVGHEDNSVARPSVQFLVKLGSTLEGTKSLFSTSMLETLNRVAQLNDINRFRVYEIIVEISTVFQPGLEASRTSGLLDAVLEELKSDDILTVLNTLELFQIIVEISTVFQSGLEASRTSGLLDAVLEELKSDDILTVLNTLELFQIIVEISTVCQPGLEASRTSGLLDAVLEELKSDDILTVLNTLELFQIIVEISTVCQPGLEASRTSGLLDAVLEELKSDDILAVLNTLELITKLALTHHGFQYLESHGVVRHLAEKLCGKEGEAFLSYFLLGLVKFFGNVAQLRPQETFHDYPEAMTAIFRTIQEDADQNLVLVALETFGYIATTTHGKWVLHKKGIYMKEIMNRIMEIVLKWPTDSRVRGLNVLANLLRLKVSDQDTEMLAVVREWFNLLGSTDHVMTKVGDMAQQPFPEIKLAVLMLLQVLAEQPWSQQYIRNTPGLLEFLLDRNSDSTMLEKTARFAVIESLAESPTSEAVFGEEMVKQFKRFTKEGAVYVQLQTEVAIEKAD